The following coding sequences lie in one Saccharomyces mikatae IFO 1815 strain IFO1815 genome assembly, chromosome: 10 genomic window:
- the PEP8 gene encoding retromer subunit PEP8 (similar to Saccharomyces cerevisiae PEP8 (YJL053W); ancestral locus Anc_1.329), translated as MSIFFKSPIDIEILFDNEESRKHVDVATRTSNSSYKSMKESLPVYEDGESLGGIVTLRVRDGKKVEHLGIKVSVIGSIDMIKSHSSGTSSTKKATSSTSSTSSNVSADVRKNSVDQFLCQSYDLCSAGELQHSQSFPFLFRDLSKRYESYKGRNVDVAYFVKVTVMRKSTDISKVKRFWVYLYNSITTAPNTLSANEIQSNPKDIKSESNTADNANQNKSIKGAQGGAADGNQVLPISHSGNEPKPVRLDIGIENCLHIEFEYAKPQYSLKEVIVGRIYFLLTRLRIKHMELSLITRESSGLQTSNVMTDSTAIRYEIMDGSSVKGETIPIRLFLSGYDLTPNMSCNYFNVKNYLSLVIIDEDGRRYFKQSEITLYRTR; from the coding sequence ATgagcatttttttcaagtcacCAATTGATATCGAGATTCTTTTCGATAATGAGGAATCTCGCAAACATGTCGATGTTGcaacaagaacaagcaATTCCAGTTATAAATCAATGAAGGAAAGCCTACCAGTTTATGAAGATGGCGAGTCCCTAGGTGGGATTGTTACTTTGAGGGTTCGCGATGGTAAAAAGGTAGAACACCTGGGCATAAAAGTGTCTGTCATTGGATCCATTGATATGATAAAATCTCATAGTAGTGGTACCTCCTCTACCAAAAAGGCTACTTCTAGCACATCATCTACCTCTTCTAATGTTTCAGCAGACGTACGGAAAAACTCTGTTGATCAGTTTTTGTGTCAAAGTTATGACCTTTGTTCTGCAGGTGAATTACAACATTCTCAAAGCTTTCCGTTCCTCTTTAGAGATTTGAGTAAAAGATACGAGTCCTATAAAGGCAGAAATGTGGATGTAGCATACTTTGTTAAAGTTACCGTCATGAGGAAATCTACTGACATTTCTAAAGTAAAGAGATTTTGGGTCTATCTTTATAACAGTATAACGACTGCGCCAAACACTCTTTCTGCGAACGAGATACAATCAAACCCTAAAGATATCAAAAGTGAAAGTAATACAGCAGATAATGCTAATCAAAATAAATCGATAAAGGGTGCTCAAGGTGGAGCGGCAGACGGTAACCAAGTTTTACCTATATCACATTCAGGCAATGAACCCAAACCTGTTAGATTAGATATTGGTATAGAAAATTGTCTTCACATTGAATTCGAATATGCCAAACCCCAATACAGTTTAAAAGAGGTCATTGTAGGACGTATATATTTCCTTTTAACAAGATTAAGGATAAAACATATGGAATTAAGCCTAATTACAAGAGAATCCTCCGGCCTACAAACTTCTAATGTGATGACGGATTCGACAGCTATCCGATATGAAATTATGGACGGATCTTCGGTGAAAGGTGAGACTATTCCTATAAGATTATTCTTGAGCGGGTATGACTTGACGCCCAATATGAGTTGTAATTACTTTAACGTCAAGAATTATTTAAGCCTAGTTATCATCGATGAAGACGGCAGAAGATACTTTAAACAGTCTGAAATTACATTGTACCGTACGCGGTAA
- the TDH1 gene encoding glyceraldehyde-3-phosphate dehydrogenase (phosphorylating) TDH1 (similar to Saccharomyces cerevisiae TDH1 (YJL052W)), translating to MVRIAINGFGRIGRLVLRLALQRKDIEVVAVNDPFISNDYAAYMVKYDSTHGRYKGTVSHDDKHIIIDGKKIATYQERDPANLPWGSLKIDVAVDSTGVFKELDTAQKHIDAGAKKVVITAPSSTAPMFVVGVNHTKYTPDLKIVSNASCTTNCLAPLAKVINDAFGIEEGLMTTVHSMTATQKTVDGPSHKDWRGGRTASGNIIPSSTGAAKAVGKVLPELQGKLTGMAFRVPTVDVSVVDLTVKLEKAATYDQIKKAVKAAAEGPMKGVLGYTEDAVVSSDFLGDTHASIFDASAGIQLSPKFVKLVSWYDNEYGYSARVVDLVEFVAKA from the coding sequence atggtCAGAATTGCTATTAACGGTTTCGGTAGAATCGGTAGATTAGTCTTAAGATTGGCTTTGCAAAGAAAGGATATCGAGGTTGTAGCTGTCAACGATCCATTCATTTCCAACGACTATGCTGCTTACATGGTTAAGTATGACTCTACTCACGGTAGATACAAGGGTACAGTTTCCCACGATGACAAGCACATTATCATTGATGGTAAGAAGATTGCTACTTACCAAGAGAGGGACCCAGCTAACTTGCCATGGGGTTCTCTAAAGATCGATGTTGCCGTTGACTCCACTGGTGTCTTCAAGGAATTGGACACTGCTCAAAAGCACATTGATGCTGGTGCCAAGAAGGTTGTCATCACTGCTCCATCTTCCACTGCCCCAATGTTTGTTGTTGGTGTCAACCACACAAAATACACTCCAGACTTGAAGATTGTTTCCAATGCTTCTTGTACTACCAACTGTCTGGCACCATTGGCCAAGGTTATCAACGATGCTTTCGGTATTGAAGAAGGTTTGATGACAACTGTCCACTCCATGACCGCTACCCAAAAGACTGTTGACGGTCCATCTCACAAGGACTGGAGAGGTGGTAGAACCGCTTCTGGTAACATCATCCCCTCCTCCACTGGTGCTGCTAAGGCCGTCGGTAAGGTCTTGCCAGAATTGCAAGGTAAGTTGACCGGTATGGCTTTCAGAGTCCCAACCGTTGATGTCTCTGTTGTTGACTTGACTGTCAAGTTGGAAAAGGCCGCTACCTACGACCAAATTAAGAAGGCTGTCAAGGCTGCCGCTGAAGGTCCAATGAAGGGTGTGTTGGGTTACACCGAAGATGCTGTTGTCTCCTCTGACTTCTTGGGTGACACTCATGCCTCAATCTTTGATGCTTCCGCTGGTATTCAATTGTCTCCAAAGTTCGTCAAGTTGGTTTCCTGGTACGATAACGAATACGGTTACTCTGCCAGAGTTGTTGACTTGGTGGAATTTGTTGCCAAGGCTTAA
- the IRC8 gene encoding Irc8p (similar to Saccharomyces cerevisiae IRC8 (YJL051W); ancestral locus Anc_1.331), with protein MCQNSVRSGNKARFLGIRFGSALLSTATGAIAIALLCKFPDTKAVLIVIVCSTLLYGIPSLISFITETVFAPGKFHIGYFYNILNFALPLITLGCTVDYFHNTLREPMSIQNESHRVYITTLDSLLIFTLFTNGIQLGFFLKDGNTINIGSSSNDMNMDQYDKEENMVENGRFVPLKNSSQTLTPDLEILHGCPSKMNGVAWLINELSTSSNTKENRTIVSDQNSNCSVIRHNLGPISSSKYPKKPSYSHFSKLKRYNSFFLGPIENRCRKNTQHAAKVPKEKKNNHRNSQYVSRLSTISDISKSFLNFLALNEKNGNNVSTAKTLSEGRTSIIINEGNNTLKCKTPHDSHTIESPNLELEREAIGRINSALLPACLRVTDKISSPQQSAQNEESYQITPLIPQMECEDDFYVQDILMTNELQDIPQVPRIASDTEGDSEQEYTKHVDLPARVTLEMWEKDQENILRKVTTNLDDSKLLSPFRFTPNSDMNPSASAELEVELHTQNNFSFPFKHEGLQIATSDQINQQEFKASDTISELDEYLHDASIQEEDASHLIESSLNQNNLSSVTIDSVPKETARFSTRHSPTKSIISMMSGSGSVKHQHSHSTLNNFLTGHSRNNSQINQLLQGSSSNIVSNTSPHSSPTKSLRMRFGKKLSLSNISDTMSPYESNPADSFNYSFSHDRKKNQSIDFSYVRTLQSSHSPTKSASGNSRRDSLNNGRPHSVVNERALRTASTLFYLQQNNATRTLDGEEPPLEAPKSIRSLSSGSEQESAGSGAGYPEVVFSEYDREKWNVLKNLRQIEPEVTIKSGLI; from the coding sequence ATGTGCCAGAATTCTGTTAGGAGTGGCAATAAGGCTAGGTTTTTGGGGATTAGGTTTGGAAGTGCTCTTCTCTCAACTGCCACAGGTGCAATTGCTATCGCGCTATTGTGTAAGTTCCCTGACACTAAAGCCGTATTGATAGTTATTGTATGTTCGACATTGCTATATGGAATACCGTCATTGATATCATTCATCACAGAGACAGTATTTGCACCTGGTAAGTTCCATATTGGGTATTTTTACAACATTCTTAATTTTGCATTACCATTGATCACCTTGGGCTGTACAGTAGATTATTTTCATAATACTCTGAGGGAACCAATGTCTATACAAAACGAGTCTCATAGAGTCTATATCACAACATTAGATTCGTTGTTAATTTTCACTCTCTTCACTAATGGTATACAGTTAGGATTCTTTCTGAAGGATGGTAATACGATCAATATTGGTAGTTCGTCCAACGATATGAATATGGATCAGTAcgataaagaagaaaatatggtGGAAAATGGTAGGTTTGTACCACTTAAAAATTCATCACAAACCTTAACACCAGATTTAGAGATATTACATGGTTGCCCAAGTAAAATGAATGGAGTAGCGTGGCTGATCAATGAACTCTCTACAAGCTCGAATACAAAGGAAAACAGAACAATAGTGTCAGATCAAAATTCAAACTGCTCAGTTATTCGACACAACCTGGGCCCGATTAGTTCCAGCAAGTATCCAAAAAAGCCATCGTATTCGCATTTTTCTAAATTAAAAAGATACAATAGTTTCTTTCTAGGCCCTATAGAAAATAGGTGCAGGAAAAATACACAACACGCTGCTAAGgttccaaaagaaaagaaaaacaaccACAGAAATAGCCAGTATGTGTCTAGATTATCAACCATATCAGATATCTCgaaaagttttttaaaTTTCTTGGCATTAAATGAGAAAAACGGGAACAACGTTTCTACTGCGAAAACATTAAGTGAAGGAAGAACATCGATAATCATCAACGAAGGAAATAATACTTTGAAATGCAAAACTCCCCATGATTCACACACTATTGAATCTCCAAATTTGGAGTTAGAAAGAGAGGCCATTGGAAGAATTAATAGTGCCTTACTTCCTGCCTGTTTAAGAGTAACAGATAAAATTAGCTCCCCTCAACAAAGTGCTCAAAATGAAGAATCATACCAAATAACACCATTGATACCCCAGATGGAATGCGAGGATGATTTCTACGTGCAAGATATTTTAATGACTAACGAACTACAAGATATTCCACAAGTCCCAAGAATAGCATCAGATACGGAAGGTGATTCTGAACAAGAGTATACTAAACACGTGGATTTACCAGCACGCGTCACCTTAGAAATGTGGGAAAAAGACCAGGAAAATATACTTCGAAAAGTAACAACGAACCTGGATGATAGTAAATTATTATCCCCCTTCCGATTTACCCCCAATAGCGACATGAATCCAAGTGCATCTGCAGAATTGGAAGTAGAATTGCATACACAAAATAACTTTAGTTTCCCCTTCAAACATGAAGGTTTGCAAATTGCCACATCAGATCAAATTAATCAACAAGAATTCAAAGCTTCAGATACTATTAGTGAGCTAGATGAATATTTGCACGATGCAAGCATCCAAGAAGAGGATGCAAGTCATCTGATCGAAAGCAGTTTGAACCAGAACAACTTATCTTCTGTTACTATTGACAGTGTTCCCAAAGAAACGGCTAGGTTTAGTACAAGGCACTCACCAACCAAATCGATAATTTCCATGATGAGCGGATCAGGAAGTGTCAAGCACCAACATTCACATAGCACTCTAAATAACTTCCTTACTGGtcattcaagaaataattCTCAAATAAACCAACTATTACAAGGATCTTCTTCTAATATAGTGTCCAACACCTCACCACATTCGTCTCCAACTAAGTCATTGAGAATGAGATTCGGAAAGAAACTGTCATTATCGAACATCTCTGATACAATGTCACCATACGAGAGTAATCCAGCAGATTCATTTAACTATTCATTTAGCCATGATcgcaaaaaaaatcagagTATAGATTTTAGCTACGTGCGTACCTTGCAAAGCAGCCACTCACCTACAAAATCTGCTTCAGGAAATTCACGTCGCGATTCCTTAAATAATGGCAGACCCCATAGTGTTGTTAACGAAAGAGCGCTTAGAACAGCAAGTACCTTATTTTACCTCCAACAAAATAATGCCACGCGTACATTAGATGGAGAAGAGCCGCCATTGGAAGCACCAAAATCCATACGATCATTATCAAGTGGTTCTGAGCAAGAATCTGCAGGATCTGGAGCTGGTTATCCAGAAGTAGTCTTTAGTGAGTATGATagagaaaaatggaatgttttgaaaaatttaagaCAAATAGAGCCAGAGGTAACTATAAAGAGCGGGCTTATTTAA
- the MTR4 gene encoding ATP-dependent RNA helicase MTR4 (similar to Saccharomyces cerevisiae MTR4 (YJL050W); ancestral locus Anc_1.332) codes for MDSADLFDVFEEAPAELPVDSKAENSTTDVENSQDRPQVKKHDLEEEEINGEKKKVKSNKSKTEDKAKKAVVPVLADSFEQEASREVDASKGLTNSETLQAEQDGKVRLSHQVRHQVALPPNYDYTPIAEHKRVNEARTYPFTLDPFQDTAISCIDRGESVLVSAHTSAGKTVVAEYAIAQSLRNKQRVIYTSPIKALSNQKYRELLAEFGDVGLMTGDITINPDAGCLVMTTEILRSMLYRGSEVMREVAWVIFDEVHYMRDKERGVVWEETIILLPDKVRYVFLSATIPNAMEFAEWICKIHSQPCHIVYTNFRPTPLQHYLFPAHGDGIYLVVDEKSTFREENFQKAMASISNQIGDDPNSTDSRGKKGQTYKGGSAKGDAKGDIYKIVKMIWKKKYNPVIVFSFSKRDCEELALKMSKLDFNSDDEKDALTKIFNNAIALLPETDRELPQIKHILPLLRRGIGIHHSGLLPILKEVIEILFQEGFLKVLFATETFSIGLNMPAKTVVFTSVRKWDGQQFRWVSGGEYIQMSGRAGRRGLDDRGIVIMMIDEKMEPQVAKGMVKGQADRLDSAFHLGYNMILNLMRVEGISPEFMLEHSFFQFQNVISVPVMEKKLAELKKESEGVEVEDEENVREYYEIEQAIKSYREDVRQVITHPANALSFLQPGRLVEISVNGKDNYGWGTVVDFAKRINKRNPTAVYTDHESYIVNVLVNTMYVDSPVNLLKPFNPTFPEGIRPAEEGEKSICAVIPITLDSIKSIGNLRLYMPKDIRASGQKETVGKSLKEVNRRFPAGIPMLDPVKNMKIEDEDFLKLIKKIDVLTTKLSSNPLTNSMRLGEVYGKYCRKHDLQEEMKRLRRKISESQAVIQLDDLRRRKRVLRRLGFCTPNDIIELKGRVACEISSGDELLLTELIFNGNFNELKPEQAAALLSCFAFQERCKEAPRLKPELAEPLKAMREIAAKIAKIMKDSKIEVVEKDYVESFRHELMEVVYEWCRGATFTQICKMTDVYEGSLIRMFKRLEELVKELVDVANTIGNSSLKEKMEAVLKLIHRDIVSAGSLYL; via the coding sequence ATGGATTCTGCCGATCTATTCGATGTTTTCGAAGAAGCACCAGCTGAACTTCCTGTGGATAGTAAAGCAGAAAACAGTACTACAGACGTAGAAAATAGTCAAGATCGTCCTCAGGTTAAGAAACATGaccttgaagaagaagaaattaacggtgagaaaaagaaagtcaaGTCTAACAAGAGCAAAACGGAAGATAAAGCCAAGAAAGCTGTAGTACCTGTTTTGGCGGATTCCTTCGAGCAAGAAGCCTCTAGAGAAGTGGATGCGTCCAAAGGATTAACAAACTCTGAAACTTTACAAGCCGAACAAGATGGTAAAGTCAGATTATCACATCAAGTTCGTCATCAGGTCGCGCTACCACCAAACTATGACTATACGCCTATCGCTGAGCATAAGAGAGTCAATGAAGCTCGTACTTATCCCTTCACATTAGACCCTTTCCAAGACACTGCAATCTCTTGTATAGATAGGGGTGAATCTGTGTTGGTTTCCGCGCATACTTCGGCTGGTAAAACAGTTGTGGCTGAATATGCCATTGCACAGTCTTTAAGAAACAAACAGAGAGTCATTTATACCTCTCCCATCAAGGCTTTGTCAAACCAAAAATATAGGGAGCTGTTAGCCGAATTTGGGGATGTCGGTTTGATGACTGGTGATATTACAATTAATCCGGATGCGGGTTGTTTGGTGATGACTACCGAAATTTTGAGAAGTATGTTATATAGAGGCAGCGAGGTAATGAGAGAAGTTGCATGGGTCATTTTCGATGAAGTGCATTACATGAGAGACAAAGAAAGAGGCGTTGTGTGGGAAGAAACAATTATTTTACTTCCAGATAAGGTCCgttatgtatttttatctgCTACTATTCCAAATGCAATGGAATTTGCCGAATGGATATGTAAGATCCATTCTCAACCATGTCATATTGTCTACACCAATTTCCGTCCAACTCCTTTGCAACATTACTTGTTTCCTGCTCATGGAGATGGTATTTATCTGgttgttgatgaaaaaagtacTTTCAGAGAGgagaattttcaaaaggCAATGGCATCAATAAGTAATCAAATAGGTGACGATCCAAATTCCACTGACTCGAGGGGGAAGAAGGGTCAGACCTATAAAGGTGGTTCTGCTAAAGGTGACGCAAAAGGTGATATTTATAAGATTGTAAAAATgatatggaaaaaaaaatacaaccCAGTTATCGTATTTTCATTCAGTAAGCGTGATTGTGAAGAATTAGCGTTGAAAATGTCCAAACTAGATTTCAActctgatgatgaaaaggatGCTTTGACAaagattttcaataatgctATTGCACTTTTACCGGAGACAGACAGGGAGTTACCACAAATTAAACATATTTTGCCATTATTAAGAAGAGGTATTGGTATCCATCATTCTGGTCTACTGCCCATCTTAAAGGaagttattgaaattttgttTCAAGAAGGGTTTTTGAAAGTGCTGTTCGCAACAGAAACTTTTTCTATAGGATTAAATATGCCTGCTAAAACTGTTGTCTTTACATCTGTGAGAAAGTGGGATGGCCAACAGTTCCGCTGGGTTTCAGGTGGTGAATATATTCAAATGTCTGGTCGTGCAGGTCGTCGTGGATTAGATGATCGTGGTATCGTTATCATGATGATCGATGAGAAAATGGAACCCCAAGTGGCTAAAGGTATGGTTAAGGGCCAAGCTGATAGGTTGGATTCGGCTTTCCATTTAGGATATAAcatgattttgaatttgatgagaGTGGAAGGTATTTCTCCTGAATTTATGTTAGAgcattctttctttcagtTCCAAAATGTTATTTCAGTGCCAGTcatggaaaagaaactggCTGAACTAAAAAAGGAGTCTGAAGGTGTTGAAGTCGAGgacgaagaaaatgttAGGGAGTATTATGAGATTGAGCAAGCTATCAAGAGTTACCGCGAAGATGTTCGTCAAGTTATCACACATCCAGCAAACGCTTTAAGTTTTCTACAGCCGGGTAGATTAGTTGAAATTTCTGTTAATGGTAAGGACAACTATGGTTGGGGTACTGTTGTTGATTTTGCCAAAAGAATCAACAAACGAAACCCAACTGCTGTCTATACGGATCATGAATCCTATATTGTTAATGTGCTCGTTAATACCATGTATGTGGACTCACCTGTCAACTTATTAAAACCCTTCAACCCGACCTTTCCAGAAGGAATTCGTCCAGCTGAGGAAGGTGAAAAAAGCATATGTGCCGTCATTCCTATAACCTTAGATTCAATTAAATCAATCGGTAATTTAAGATTATACATGCCTAAGGATATCAGAGCCAGCGGCCAGAAAGAAACTGTTGGGAAGTCTTTAAAGGAAGTAAATCGTAGATTCCCTGCCGGTATCCCTATGCTTGATCCTGTCAAAAACATGAAGATCGAGGAcgaagattttttgaagctAATTAAGAAGATCGATGTTTTGACTACAAAGTTATCCTCCAATCCCTTAACCAATTCTATGAGGCTAGGTGAAGTATATGGTAAATATTGCAGGAAACATGATttacaagaagaaatgaaacGATTAAGACGCAAAATTTCAGAATCTCAAGCCGTTATCCAATTAGATGATCTTCGTCGCCGTAAAAGAGTTTTGCGTCGTTTAGGGTTCTGCACTCCTAATGATATTATTGAACTAAAAGGTAGAGTTGCATGTGAAATCTCCAGTGGTGATGAACTATTACTAACAGAATTGATTTTCAATGGTAATTTCAATGAGTTGAAACCAGAACAAGCTGCTGCATTGTTATCATGCTTTGCATTCCAGGAGCGTTGCAAGGAAGCACCTAGATTGAAGCCAGAGCTTGCCGAACCTTTAAAAGCTATGAGAGAAATTGCTGCTAAGATTGCTAAGATAATGAAGGATTCCAAAATTGAAGTTGTAGAAAAGGATTACGTTGAAAGTTTCAGACATGAGTTAATGGAAGTAGTATATGAATGGTGTAGGGGAGCTACGTTTACCCAAATTTGTAAAATGACTGATGTTTACGAAGGTTCGTTAATTAGAATGTTCAAGAGATTAGAAGAATTGGTAAAGGAACTCGTGGACGTCGCCAATACCATCGGTAACTCCTCCCTcaaggaaaaaatggaagcTGTCTTGAAACTAATTCATAGAGATATCGTTTCTGCCGGATCTTTGTATTTATAG
- the CHM7 gene encoding phosphatidic acid-binding protein CHM7 (similar to Saccharomyces cerevisiae YJL049W; ancestral locus Anc_1.334), with protein MKVELPTSRLPSLYNDFRPLEQLNPDGYEANISTWRDYLLERYINKSTKITFTIGKTFLQELNHEVYGVPKSIDIAIDVLVNEGNLIPLELFNLGGMDIDNTKRGFWKWIRSWKGYNNSYKSRKDETSFYLKEDEFIIRANLNKDYQRFYEILKRSILTEASSITDLVFTKNEFLTAENLGTFFTVYDEEAKNVFLYFLEKYKHIIVSKGNVIKIIAPEVEDVVSKFSKDITENDLRIASVKAGIFNINKQITKLRKEINKSNINLRDPEFSELPKRIMIEYKQARLLSEKHLSRLLKFQNNLVQVRTQIDTSATNAVLVQTLNESNAVIKSINGYIGSTEKVENLLDEIKEGYDRTEEVNDLLISYDRSKDEETEEEIERELERLELDEKNKIRGTNQNQNRNEPTKSDAKDLLKELRNLRIDTNEPMQNNTDQESWAKEEMVEEQPL; from the coding sequence ATGAAAGTAGAATTACCAACATCTAGATTGCCGTCTTTGTATAATGATTTCAGACCATTGGAACAGTTAAACCCCGATGGTTACGAAGCAAATATTAGTACTTGGAGGGACTACTTACTGGAAAGATATATCAACAAATCTACCAAAATCACATTTACTATAGGGAAAACTTTTTTACAAGAGTTGAATCATGAGGTTTATGGCGTACCGAAAAGCATCGATATAGCAATTGACGTTCTCGTCAACGAAGGAAACTTGATACCTCTAGAGTTATTCAACCTCGGTGGAATGGACATTGATAACACGAAACGCGGATTTTGGAAGTGGATTAGAAGTTGGAAGGGATATAATAATTCATATAAGAGCAGAAAGGATGAAACAAGTTTTTACTTGAAGGAAGATGAGTTTATAATCAGGGCaaatttgaacaaagaTTATCAAAGGTTTTATGAAATATTGAAGAGAAGTATTCTTACAGAAGCTTCATCTATTACTGATTTAGTATTTACGAAGAATGAGTTTTTAACTGCAGAGAATCTGGGAACATTTTTCACAGTTTATGACGAAGAAGCAAAAAACGTATTTCTGTACTTTTTAGAAAAGTACAAGCATATTATAGTTTCGAAGGGCAATGTCATCAAAATAATCGCACCTGAAGTGGAAGATGTTGTTAGCAAGTTCTCGAAAGACATCACAGAAAATGATCTTCGAATCGCAAGTGTCAAGGCGGGTATATTTAACATCAACAAACAAATTACAAaactaagaaaagaaattaacaAATCTAATATCAATTTAAGAGATCCAGAGTTTAGTGAATTACCAAAGAGAATAATGATTGAATATAAACAAGCCAGATTATTATCTGAGAAGCACTTATCCAGACTActgaaatttcaaaataacCTTGTTCAAGTAAGGACTCAAATAGACACCAGTGCTACCAATGCAGTTTTGGTACAAACCCTGAATGAGTCCAACGCAGTGATTAAATCAATTAATGGGTATATTGGGTCCACTGAAAAGGTGGAAAATTTATTAGATGAGATTAAAGAAGGATATGACCGCACTGAAGAGGTCAATGATCTGTTAATCAGTTATGATAGGAgtaaagatgaagaaaccGAAGAAGAGATTGAAAGAGAACTTGAAAGATTGGAACTTgatgagaaaaataagATTAGAGGaacaaatcaaaatcaaaatcgGAATGAGCCAACAAAAAGCGACGCCAAGGATCTGCTGAAAGAATTAAGAAATTTGAGAATAGATACAAATGAACCTATGCAAAACAATACAGATCAAGAAAGTTGGGCAAAAGAAGAGATGGTGGAGGAACAACCACTTTGA
- the UBX6 gene encoding Ubx6p (similar to Saccharomyces cerevisiae UBX7 (YBR273C) and UBX6 (YJL048C); ancestral locus Anc_1.335): MPNIDTLFQERVAHGHFNTSEQVIVVYICSAAGDNCWLQQWFRPGNLSSEERKDIMWIKLVNNTKECLLFKSIFPSSSAPSINILQNGLLECSIQGNGLSREQDPWETFSNGLQSVFKGQTTKRKLFCKGNEDYQRVKIMIQNDKLERKYAFQNTSDSQRKIYKWKQSTVTDNVSYKSQKGFLAQNNCTLQLKLPNGYTISNTFPPQTKLHKVRMWLDYNCYDDGTPYLFHRNVPRVTLTQNDEMKSLQELDLLPRSTLILEPLEINSKKFDDIEQSSLLHRVYWGLTSFWVKEPEADSSSSHLGYQRLGTNLSNRASYTLQKLSSLDMVSDGGGGGESKTSSAYTTPKMYPSNGTSQLRQNVSELNLSSNNSASNTKVRTLGYSNNNNNNNNNNNNNNSGNN, from the coding sequence ATGCCAAACATAGACACTCTCTTCCAAGAGCGAGTAGCCCACGGTCACTTCAATACAAGTGAGCAGGTTATTGTCGTTTACATTTGCTCAGCAGCTGGAGACAACTGTTGGCTCCAGCAGTGGTTCAGACCAGGAAATCTTAGCAGCGAGGAGCGCAAAGATATAATGTGGATAAAGTTGGTAAACAACACTAAAGAGTGCCTACTTTTCAAGAGCATTTTCCCCTCATCATCGGCACCAAGTATAAATATACTACAGAACGGTCTACTTGAGTGTTCCATTCAAGGTAATGGGCTTTCTCGGGAGCAGGATCCTTGGGAAACCTTCAGTAATGGACTGCAGTCAGTATTCAAGGGTCAAACAACTAAGAGAAAGTTATTTTGCAAGGGTAACGAAGATTATCAAAGAGTGAAGATAATGATTCAGAATGACAAATTAGAGAGGAAATACGCGTTTCAGAATACTAGCGACTCTcagagaaaaatatataaatggAAGCAATCAACTGTTACCGATAATGTTAGCTACAAGAGCCAAAAAGGGTTTCTCGCGCAGAATAATTGTACTCTACAATTGAAACTACCCAATGGATACACAATTTCGAACACATTTCCTCCTCAGACGAAGCTACACAAAGTAAGAATGTGGCTGGACTATAATTGCTACGACGACGGAACTCCCTACCTTTTCCACAGGAATGTACCAAGGGTGACTCTAACACAAAATGACGAAATGAAAAGCTTGCAAGAGCTGGATCTGTTGCCCAGGTCTACTCTTATCCTGGAACCGCTGGAAATCAATAGCAAAAAATTCGATGACATTGAGCAGTCTTCTCTTTTACATAGGGTTTACTGGGGATTGACATCTTTTTGGGTAAAGGAACCAGAAGCGGattcctcttcctctcaTCTTGGTTATCAAAGGTTGGGTACGAACCTGTCAAACAGGGCAAGTTACACTTTACAGAAACTATCTAGCCTAGATATGGTATCGGATGGAGGGGGAGGAGGTGAATCAAAGACCTCTTCTGCTTATACCACCCCAAAAATGTACCCTTCAAATGGCACTTCTCAGTTGCGGCAAAACGTATCTGAGTTAAATTTATCTTCCAATAATTCTGCATCTAATACCAAAGTTCGTACATTGGGTTActcaaataataataataacaataataacaacaataataataataatagcgGTAACAATTAA
- the SMKI10G1620 gene encoding uncharacterized protein (similar to Saccharomyces cerevisiae YJL047C-A) produces the protein MKIKISIEISLSLLSEYNKRNGNCISNMLEFGEERRGEVIVKRF, from the coding sequence atgaagataaaaatttcCATCGAAATTAGTCTTTCGCTCCTATCTGAATACAACAAAAGAAACGGAAACTGTATTAGTAATATGCTTGAATTTGGAGAAGAACGGAGGGGTGAGGTCATTGTGAAGCGGTTTTGA